ATTGGAATTGCATATTATAAGGAAAGCGGGCTAAAGCCCGCTTCTATTGATTTTCTTTAGGTATCATTTAAAATAAAATTGGATGAGTTGTTTTACGACAACTTTAAACCTTGAATTTTAAACTTTAAACCTCTTATGGATTGGTAGAGAAAATAGAGCCGTTAGCAATTAATGCTCTTCTGTTCATTTTCAGGATATCTCTCACCCATTCTGCAAAATCTTCAGGTTGTAAAACTTTGTCAGGATTTCCGTCTGTAAGCCCACCTTGGATACTCATATCAGAAGCGATGGTACTTGGCGTAAGAGTGATTACACGGATGTTTTGCTTTCTCCATTCCGCCATCATTGACTGAGATAAAGAAACTACTGCTGCTTTTGAAGCTGCATATGCAGACATATTTGGTCCCCCTTTTAATCCTGCAGTAGAAGCAACGTTTACGATATCTCCTTCTCCTTTCGCCTTCATGAATGGATGAACTGCTTTAGCGGCATAGTATACTCCAAATAAATTGGTTTTGATTACCTGCTCCCAAGTTTCAGATGGCATCTCTTCAATTGTTCCGAAATCTCCGATTCCTGCATTGTTTACAAGAATATCAACCCCACCCAGTTTTTCAGCTAAAGTTTCAATTCCTGTTTTTACTGCTGCTTCATCATCAATTGTAAATACTGCATATGCAGAGTTTACTCCTAAT
This is a stretch of genomic DNA from Chryseobacterium tructae. It encodes these proteins:
- a CDS encoding 3-ketoacyl-ACP reductase; translated protein: MNINGKNAIVTGGGRGLGKAVALALANEGVNVAITGRNEENLKNTVDEIQKLGVNSAYAVFTIDDEAAVKTGIETLAEKLGGVDILVNNAGIGDFGTIEEMPSETWEQVIKTNLFGVYYAAKAVHPFMKAKGEGDIVNVASTAGLKGGPNMSAYAASKAAVVSLSQSMMAEWRKQNIRVITLTPSTIASDMSIQGGLTDGNPDKVLQPEDFAEWVRDILKMNRRALIANGSIFSTNP